The Pungitius pungitius chromosome 13, fPunPun2.1, whole genome shotgun sequence genome includes the window TTGTGATTGTTATTGTGgttatatttctttattttcagacACAGCCTTATCTGGGTTTACAGACCTCACTGAAATGTTTTGCTAATGGAAAATCCTATTGACCACGATGGTATTATTTTATATCTATGCATCTCAGCtgggaaaaaataacaacatttgcAACATTGCAACGACATTATTTTCTCCAACAGCAGAGCAAAACCCAAGTTTCTTTTGGTGCAGCTTCACCCACgtgtgtctttgtttggatTCACGCACTTCCTTAGCAACGTGTATCTGAACCAGGAAGTAGTTTAAGCTGCAGCTAACTAGCTGCTGTTAGCGCAGAGCCGTGAAAGTGAGTGGCAGCAAAGTTTATCCGTTTATTTCCGTCGTCCGTCCACCCCGCGTGTGTTTTACACCCGTGTCAGACACACTCGTGATTAGCGGGCAGTTTTGTTGCTGGTAGAAAAGGAGCGAAACTCGTAAGTGGATGCGGTTTTGTTGATGTGTTAGCGAGCTGTTAGCTAATAAGCTAACGGAAATGCAGCGCAGTCAGCTGGACTTGAGTCAAATTAACTGGCTTTTTCAATGTAGCGTCAGTGACATTCATCCCTCATTAGACAGACACGTGATACACATAATTAACAATGCCTGTTTAATGGTACACGTGTGTAACGTTAACTCATAACGATGCGTGGATAGCAGGAACTGTTTGGAAAGTTGACAACTGCAACTTGGGTGAAAGACACGGTGATCGCTTCATCGTATGTGCAAGCTTTGCTTTGTAGTCTTGAGGATGCACGTTTTATAGATGACGTTAGCTATAAGGTTTCTTGGATGTTACTGCCACAAAGTTTGTACCAGGGTTTAGAATTAAGTAGGTGATCGATTAGCTTGTgggttattattttttaacgCCCTGTACCTGTTGAGAATGTGCGTATCCAGTTTTATAACCATCAATTGTCTGTAAAATTAGCTTAAAGTGTTGGTCTAAATGAAAATGCCTCGAGTAGCACATAGCTGCCCTGAGGCGCTTTAAACGTGCAGCAACAGAACAAGGTAAAAACACCACGCCCTCTTTTTATTCCGCTTTATTTTCCCTTTACAGgtgtatgaaaacatgttttttctttccactggtTAAATGGGCCTCGATAGGCCTATCAAGTTATGCAGGGATTATGGAAAGTCTAATGAATCCTGCTGAAGAGCAGCAGCCCTCCTCTCCCCTGGCCGACCCCTGGTCCTTAAAACCAGAATCAAGCAAGAATCAAAAGCCCAAATGTGTTGGTGGATTTGTCTTGGTGCATGCAGGTAAGTGCATACGAGGGACTACAGTTCAGAGCTGAATGGAAAGAAGTACCTCATAATACATAATCGTATGCCGTCATGCATCAAAAACATTGCGTCTCCCGGTGTAGTTTTTGCTCAGGGAAAGACTAGCATCCCTTTTGTGAACGGTAAAATGGACTATTGTTTGCTTTCAGGTGCAGGATACCATTCTGAATCTAAGGCCAAGGAATACAAGCATGTGTGCAAAAGAGCCTGCCAGCGAGTAAGTCTATTTCATATCAATTACTATAGTAAAGTAAACTGCATGAATGCACGTGCAAACAAGCAAGTCTCGATGGAATGTCTGTGAATGGGTTATTTAAGTCTAGAAAATGCAACATGTATTgaatatgttaaatatttagGATTCCTCAACCAAAGGAGCATTTCAGGGCTTTTCTTAAAGAATATAGTTAGCGTGCTTTCATCCATACAGTGATATCAACCTATTTGGTCAGACTAATTAACTACTTACTCCCTCTGACTCAATAAATCTTGGTGGGTTTTGACAGCACATTATGTTTATAAAAGTAGCTAAAATTCTGTGAACCTCCCTCCCCTACGTTTTTGCAAAGACAttgaatcttttctttttctttttggatttaACGTCATCAGACAGTACATAGATTAAGTAACTTTGTTTGATTAGTTTATCAGCAAGATATTCTGATAAAAAGGTTTTCTGCGGTTGGATGGGGAGAATCTGTGAGCAGCTTTCGTTCCATTTTATTCCAGTGGCATTCGAATCTGTGTTTTGGCTGCAACACTCCAACACTTTAATGTTCTTGTTTCGAGACAACCCAGTTTTCATTTGGCTGTACTTTGATTTTTTGGCATTCTAAAGCGTTTCCTTACAAGAAATGTCTTTGTATTTAATTCAATTCGTTTATCCTTCCGTCTGTACAAACTCGCCTTCAGCCTTGATTTACAATCGGAATGGTGTTACATGGCCAGTGAGAGGTGCCCAGTTTCCGCTGGATCTAGTGCTTTGCATTCAGCTCAAACCTTTTAATGTAAAAAGTGGTCTTTTGCTTTTATGCTTTCTGTGTCCCTCTCCCACATTCTCAAGAAAAACTCAATTCAATGCATGTTTATTTGCCCCAGTTTTATCTTCAAGTTTGCGCTTTTAATGCAGCTTAAACAGAATTTTGCTTTTACGAAAACGACTTGTTAGTCGGCAGGATATGGAGGTATTCCTGTAAATGCTCTGCAGTGTAATTATGTATGGGCTagaaaaccaaatgaaagtGTAAAGGCTTAGATGAACCCTCTTTTCCAGGCTGTGGACCGACTCAAAGCCGGGGCACTCGCGGTGGAAGCAGTGGCTGCAGCGCTTGTTGAACTGGAGGTGGGTTGATTGTCAACCAGGTTTGATTACAACAAGTGCACCATTATTGATTCAGCACTTAAGAATAACCCGCCCATATGCGTAATGTGGAGGAAAATCTACAATGATATGGTTAATTAGAAATAGAGCACTAGGCTCAacatgttttttacattttcttcaggACTCTCCTTTTACAAACGCCGGCATGGGCTCCAACCTGAATTTGTCAGGGGAAATTGAATGTGACGCAAGTATCATGGATGGGAAGTCGCTGCATTATGGGGCCGTTGGGGCAATTAGCGGTGAGTTATTCCACATGCATTGATATTCAGTAATTATTGCTGTGTGCTTGTGGGTACTGAAGTTCAGTTACCTGGAAGTAATGTCAGCAAAGCCTCTATCTGTCATGTGTTTTGCTGATTTACTTTCTACCATCTCTGAATCTCCAGGAGGTTTCTAAACAGAGAAGAGCGCCCactttttaatataaaactAGCCCAAACATTATATTGTATAGAGAGTTCATTgaagtttgtaaaaaaaaaaaaaaacttccaaacAGGCCGTGTGTGAAAGCTGGCACTTATCTTAGACAACAATAAGCTTATATTTCCTTGTCTGCTTCATCTAACGATTAACCATATAATACAGTATATTGGTTAtcttagatttaaaaaatgtatcccTACGACCAAATGTTTGTATAGGCTAAACACAGTGTTAACTGTGCAATGCTCATTTAATACATTCCGTgggaaaatgaacaaaacaaagattaacCATAGACTTAAAgtcgtttctgtgtgtgtagtATAGTATCTGTTTACACTGCCTTAAATTGACACAGAATAACCTGCTAGCTCTGTGATGATTCTGACTTTTCTCCAGGTATTAAGAACCCTGTCTTAGTCGCAAACCGTCTACTGAGTGAGGCACAAAAAGGGAAACTATCAGCTGGCAGAATACCGCCCTGGTGATTATAATGGTAGTTTCTTACTGTGGTATTAAACTGACTCTAGCCACCTGCTAATGTGTGTTCCTCTGTCAGCTTTTTAGTGGGGCGGGGAGCTCACGATTGGGCCGTTGGCCATGGGATACCACCGTGCCCTTCAGAGAAAATGGCCACCAGTGAGTTTTGCCACATAGATTTAGAAATACGCTaaatttaactttttaattGAGCTGCAGAACTTAACCAAAACGTATTGCcatataataaataacattggCAGGGGTGCATTCATATATATGGATGAGATTAGATTGAGATTCATTTTTCCCACACAGAGTTTAGTTTATCGGCGTACAAGAGGAATAAGCGAAAGATGGAGCTGGCTGAAAAAATGGAAACAGGACATAAACAGGCCAAGAAAAGACGACAATCAAGTGAAAATGTGAGTCCTGTGTTATCGGTTGAAGTAAGAAATTGTTTTATATGgcatcaaatgtatttgttagcGCTGTCACTTCACAGGCAAAATGGGCCCATCCCTTCCCACTAGTTCTATAAAGGTGTTATGCTGCAAAGGTGCTGTTTATTCTCCATCCCACGGGTGCTACTAGGGGTTGAGATGTCACCATCTGAACAGAGGCATCATTTGCACTAAACATGATATTCTTTGCTCGATGTTGCCAGATAGCAGCCGTTGGCCTTCCACCACATTCTTTGGCCTGTCAAATTAAATCTGAAACTCTCCCTTATATTCGAAATGGCAAAATCTTTCGTGgatagaaaatgtaaaatcaaagTCAAATAAGCTCATGGTTGCAAAAGCACTTGATACTAAACAACATTGAtactaaatgtaaaaaagaatcAGAACAAATAGAACAGCGAATAAATGTTGAAGCAAATTCTTGTTTCAATTAAAATTATAATACgtaaataagttaaaaaaaaaaaaaagcactgcgtTGGATCCATCCGTTTCCCTTTGCGAGGTTGGGACCCTGCAGCGGGAGGCCCAGCAGGTCGACCCAGACGTCCCTCGCACCATTTTCCAGCACATTCTGAGGGAGAATCCATCCTGCGTGTCCTGGGCTTTTCCCTGGGGTCTCCTACCAGTGGGCTGTGCCCAAAAAACCTCCAGTAAGAGGCGTCCGGGAGGCATTTCAGCTGAAAGCCCGAACCACCTCAGCTGACTCACGTCTGCACAAAGGAGTAGCTCCTCAACTCTCAAGTTCCCTCCTGGTGTCCCGGCTCCTTAACCTAAGGCTGAGCCTGGCCATCCTACGGGGGAAACTCATTTGGGCCACTTGTATCCGCGACCTGGTTCTTCGGGCCACCACCTGGAGTTCTGGGCCTTTAGTGACGGTTGGAACGTAGACCGCCCGGGGGAATTGAGAGCGTTGTCTTCCGGCTCAGCTCTGTCTCCACTAAGACCGGTGCAGCAGTAAAACAGCACAGCCATGTGGCTTTCCATAAAATCACATGACCCTGACTCAAAACTCAATTTGCAAGTGGCTCCATCACTAGCTCACTTGATTAATAGGCTGCTTTTAGTAATGAAATGGGCTTGGTCTTCAGCTCACTTTAATCACGCTTGCAGCCCACTCCACGGATTCCTAATCAGCAGCTATGCATGCAGATTTCATCTAGAATATTGTACTTTATACCAAAAAGGACATTAAAGGTTCTCCACGGCCAAGTCATCAAGACGAATTCTGCCAGTTATGATCCCACATGCTCACAGGGTCATTAAAGGAAATGGGATCACCAGGTTGCCCACAATGTTCCCGGGGAGGCGATAAAAGTGTTGATAAGAGGTGGCGCTTGGTTTCAGGGCCATTAGGCAGCACAATCAGAGGGTGGCTTGACGATGAGCTGAGCAGAAAGTTGAAAGCGGACGGATTCTGGGCTGAAGCAACAAGCCGGGGCAGCAGCACACAGGAGGATGGGAGAGTTTGTCTTGGTTCGGCTTCTAATTGCGTTAAATGGAGTAAAACGTGTAAACGGCCACAGCCCCGACATGCTTCATTAGACCTGTTTTCAAACagtgttattgttttattgggTTCAGCTACATGAATCCTTAATATTAATGGTTTATTCACAAAAAGAGACTAACCGCTAAGATGGAGAGTTGTTGACTTTGGCAACTGATGTTTGGCCGGGTCGACTAATGAGATCTTGAGTGGCCCAACTATTCTTTTGGGTCTGTTATGTTTACACAAAACTGATTAGCCATATTAAAGATTAATATGTGACCATTTTGTGCTGTGAAACTACCACTTGTTTCAGCATACATGATACTCATTGGTTCACATGCATACTTCAAGCTTGTTTTACAGGAATTTGGTATCAACCTTTTCTTTAGTCATTTTAAGTCAAGACATCTAAAGTCaattaacaagaaaaaaatggCTATTAAAGACTTGTGGGATCAAGAAAAAAAGGCATGATCGTAGAAAGCctggttttcattttcatacacTGCTCTCTTTATGTCTTTTTGCCAAGCAACAAAgtctttccatttatttttatttcagggCAATACAGACACCTGTCTCATGATGGTGTATAGTTACAGCTTTGTTTAGGACCATCTAAAGCATTTCAATATAATTCCAAAGATGCCCTTAGGTTTTACAGGCATTACTTACTGACACTTGATAAGCCACAACAAAAGAGTCTTTGTAGCATTTCAAAATAGTTGGCTCTAGTTGTTTTCGGCCTCAATAGCTCGGAGACCTGGCTGACTTACGAGATCATGAGTTGAGAAATGCCAATGCCTTTTCGCCCAGGATGTTGATTTTCTGATGGGAGTGGAGCTTTGGTCCTGTACCGTAATGTCATTTTGAATATCTAAGATGTGGGACCGTATGACATTACGGATCACAAACAAGTCACTTCAAAAGCAAACTGCAATCAAGGCTGGGAAATAGCTGACTGAAATCACAACAGAACACTtttacatgaaatatgaaaGGCAAGGCAGAGTGAttccttcatttttcatttttcaaaatccagAAAGCGACTGGTtggatttctgtttttctgttgcCCAAAATGAGAACAATTCTCATCTGTAAATGTATGCAACTTGTGTATGTATTTGTTGGGGTGCATTTCTGCTTGTGTGACTCCTCTCCTTTACTGTGACTTAGGAAAACGGTTCAGGGTGCCTGGACACGGTGGGGGCCATTGTGGTGGATCTGGAAGGGAACGTAGCTGCGGCGGTGTCCAGCGGAGGACTCGCCATGAAACATGCCGGCAGGGTTGGCCAGGTAGTGACACCCACTTCTTCTAACCCTGACTTAACTTGGCACAATTAATACATCAACATTTGCAAGCTTGAATCTGGCCTTTTATTTAAGACATCTTGTAAAAGAGCCATGTCACTATTCTAATGTCCTCCTTTTCATTTCGAAGCCCCTGCATGTATTTTGCGTCCAATTAGAACAGTTTCTATGTTTCGTTTTAAAAATCACTGGCAAAATGACCACATAAATGACTAATAAAGAAAGAAGTCATTGCCCCACTCAGTGGTTCTTCAGACATTAACCACTTAAGCGCATTGTTTGTCTTGTTACAGCTCACATATTCTCGGAATGACGCCGTTTCACGATTTTCTGATAGAATTGATTTCCACCAAACTGAGCTTGGATGACGTTCAGTCCGTCCtgtcagctcccccccccccccccccccccgacctgagTGCGCGTGTCTCCGTCCTCAGAACCAGCTGTGTGTCTGTCGGCTGCAGCTCCCGAGCAGCTGAGAGGACCGAACTGTCCGCACTAGGCTGACGGACAGCAGAGGTTTACCAGACCAAAATAGTTTTTAAGTGGCGTACTTGGAGCGAAATCATCATTCGGGCTGAATGTATCTATTTGCCTGTGGGGCCAAAGATGAACTCAAATCAATTTATGTTTTGTATATCTAAAAGCAGCAGGTAAGAGTATTCAGCTAGCGGCTGCACAGATAGTCTAAATGGATGAGGCGACTGTACCGAAGAATCCTCGTAATAATAATTAGGCAACAGGAAGGTATGTGTCTGCATGAGGTGCTCAGCAGGGAACAAGCAAACAACCTAACAATGGGCACAGaacagaatgaatgaatcagtGGGATTTACTGCCTTGACCCATTAACACTGTCACTGTGAACCAACCTGAAGCTCAGAGCAACACAGTCCGCAGCATATTGTTGTTGCAGTGTAGCTAATGATGTGGAAATGTGAATTAGGCTGAAATTACCTCCCCTCCCTGGAGAGTATTTTATTTGGCACAGCGTGCCTCTCCAAGTGGGGAATGATGGATATATTTTGGTAACTCCCATCACATGAAGTATTAAAGTCCTGCTTTGCTCTCCTTTCTCAGGCTGCTCACTACGGATGTGGCTGCTGGGCAGAAAACGCTTGTAATATGAACCCTTATTCTACAGCAGTGAGTACCTCAGGTAAACCACAGCTCCCTTTGCAGCGGTGTGcgtgctgcagctcctcctgccgCGAAGGTTCACCACGAGCCGGGCCGGTCGCTTTGGAAGAGATGCAAATCGGAAACAGATTTCTCATCTAATGCGAGCGTCTTATTTCGGCTCGTTGAGTCGAGCCTCAAAGGTGCCGATAATACTTTCCGGTGACCTCCGGCCATTCCTACTGAGTGACTCTCATCAGTCACTTCCTCGGCTGATTGAGTCATCGCTCGCTCTGTTCGTCAGCTGCGTGCCAGGTGCATGGCGAGCTGCAAGGACATTTGACATGGGACACCTGCTATAGATGTGaatgagggggggcgggggggggggggggggggcagaaacgTGATACATAAGCAAACTTTGAGTGCCGTTATGGGAAGTGTATGTGGTCTCTTTTTATTCTGTTGCTTTTCAAGTCAGTATTTTCGTGTAAGAATTCTAATGAGAGCATCCGCTTGCCACATGATTAACATCTATTATTTCTGTTGGATGGAACCTGAGGAAAAATAGCTTTTATTTACAGCATCAATGGCAAATGCGATCAAGTAGTTATGCTACCAGGGTTTCATTTAGCTATAAGTGAGCTATACGCATCCATCGTTTCATCAATATGAAAAAAGGAGCCTTACTAATTAcattaaaatcaatttttttaactCCAGGTTGTCTTTGAAAACTTGAGTCATGTCTCAATCGGCTTAAAgtcttaaataaatgtataataacaatgaaaactttaaaaactaaATCATTTAAGGCTTATACAGTTTTATCCCAGTATCAAAGTGTTCTGTGTTCGGGTGAAGTAAGCGGTAAACAGAACAGTTTGTAATATGCTTCTGCTAACAGAACCTGTTATTTTATATCAAGCTTTTCTTCCTCTCGAAATGCATTAAATCTTATTCAATTTACGTCTGCATTAAAACGTCTACATTAGATATTGAAATATCTACGTGTATATTGTTTACTATACGACTGATCTCTAccctcttgttttatttttagacaCACTTAACATTAATAGTTTATTCCCCTGCGATGTACTGcctgtccttctccctctccttctttctcccgTGTTCGCTGAGTCAGCTTGAGCGCGAGGAGGCGAAGAGTCGGGTTGCAAAAGTCTGTTAAATAACTATGACTGGAGAGAAGTGTAAGTTTCCTCGTAATTGCCAGAGACGACCCGCCAGCAGCGGGAGCCTTGTGATTTCTGTGAAACAAAACGCTTCAGCCTTTAGTGTGCATGTAGGGAATCGATGGCAGCCGGTAGCCCCCCTGAAGCCTTTCTGAGGATTCAACCCACGCAGAGAGTCCAATGGACCAAGACATCCCTCTAGTGTTTCCCCCTACCTGAGAGAACGGGCCTCCTTTTTGGCTGAAAGCGTCGTCTTCGTTGTGATCGGTGTGgtgagatgatgaagatgaatgagGATGTCTTCGCCCGCCTCTATTAGGCCGTGCGGAGACGTCCGCTACGTGGCTTCTGGGGAGCATTAAGGCCTTTTGATGTGGACCTGTAGCCCACATGATGCGATCAGACGGGCCAAAGCCCGAGTCCTGTGTACTTGGAGCACAGAGACAGCGGCATTTTGCACCGCTAAAGCTTGTCTGAATGTATTATGACTAGCAGTTTGTGAGAATTTTAGTGTAGTGCAACCGCCAAAAAATGGCTTACACAGAGTTGAGGCTCGGAAGAAAAGGGGCTGCCTCCTTCTGTGGATTCAAAACAACCCAGATTCATGTGCATATCCAAGCTTTCT containing:
- the tasp1 gene encoding threonine aspartase 1 isoform X1 — encoded protein: MKTCFFFPLVKWASIGLSSYAGIMESLMNPAEEQQPSSPLADPWSLKPESSKNQKPKCVGGFVLVHAGAGYHSESKAKEYKHVCKRACQRAVDRLKAGALAVEAVAAALVELEDSPFTNAGMGSNLNLSGEIECDASIMDGKSLHYGAVGAISGIKNPVLVANRLLSEAQKGKLSAGRIPPCFLVGRGAHDWAVGHGIPPCPSEKMATKFSLSAYKRNKRKMELAEKMETGHKQAKKRRQSSENENGSGCLDTVGAIVVDLEGNVAAAVSSGGLAMKHAGRVGQAAHYGCGCWAENACNMNPYSTAVSTSGCGEHLIRTMLARECSAAVQSEDAHQALLEAMQSKFISSPFLAGEDRVLGGVIVLRCCRCVEAQPSKNIQGILVEFLWSHTTESMCVGYMSAQDSKAKTHISRLPPGTVPGQCLAIEGGVCRLASAVE
- the tasp1 gene encoding threonine aspartase 1 isoform X2, with protein sequence MESLMNPAEEQQPSSPLADPWSLKPESSKNQKPKCVGGFVLVHAGAGYHSESKAKEYKHVCKRACQRAVDRLKAGALAVEAVAAALVELEDSPFTNAGMGSNLNLSGEIECDASIMDGKSLHYGAVGAISGIKNPVLVANRLLSEAQKGKLSAGRIPPCFLVGRGAHDWAVGHGIPPCPSEKMATKFSLSAYKRNKRKMELAEKMETGHKQAKKRRQSSENENGSGCLDTVGAIVVDLEGNVAAAVSSGGLAMKHAGRVGQAAHYGCGCWAENACNMNPYSTAVSTSGCGEHLIRTMLARECSAAVQSEDAHQALLEAMQSKFISSPFLAGEDRVLGGVIVLRCCRCVEAQPSKNIQGILVEFLWSHTTESMCVGYMSAQDSKAKTHISRLPPGTVPGQCLAIEGGVCRLASAVE